The segment TATCGAGAATCAACGCGTGGCGCACAAAAAATTCATCTTGAAACTCCTTCACAATCGGTTCGCCGGTTTTGGCCCAACTGCGCCAATGAATATGCCGTAGCGGATCACCCGGACGGTAATCACGCAGGGAAATAAACTCTTCCGATTCCCCCACCGACGAGGCCAACGCCACTCCCCCCTGCTGATATTTCATCGAACCCGGCAGGGGAATGGGCGGCAGCAGGTAGCGTTTGGGAAGTATCAGCACCATGTTGGGCAGCGGTTGCGTGACCAAGGCACGAAACAAACCAAGGGGATCAGGCCGTCCCAGCGTGAGCCCCGTGAACCGGATCACCCCGCGCCGCAACGGCATCAGTTCCATGGCGACCTCAACCACACCGCTGGGGGGCACGTTCGGCAAAGGCTGCTCGCGGATTTTGGCCAGTTGCACAGGCGGTTTGCCAGCGCGCTTGAACACAATGCGGAACGATTTGGTTTCCCGATCCCGCGCTTTGCTTTGGGCGACAAACTCGTCGAAGTTCGGTCGCGGATCGGCCAGTTCCTCCAGTAACCATAGTCCCGACTGCAATTGTCCGGACTCGTTGCGCACCACCACCCGATACGGGAAGGGTTGTCCCACACTCCCAAACCGCGGCAAGACCCGCTCAGCGGTGAAACGCACGCGAAACCAAAAGGCAGCCGCCATGGCCAGCACCATCAAGGAGAGTAACAGGGTAAACGCTTGGTACGCCACTGAACGCTCGACGTTCATACCCATGATCGCCGTCACCACCAAACAGCCCATCATGGCCCAACCTGCCAGGGTGAACCGACGGCGCGCCCAGTACATCAGGGACGATAACGCTCGGTTGGCTCGGTAGAGCAAGCGATACATGGTATTCCATTCCGTTGACCAAGCCCGGCCAGCTTACTTCGGCACGGGAATTTTTTTCAGCACCTCTTCGACGACGCCGCGCGTGGTTTGACCGGAAAAGCGGGCCTGGGGATCCATCACCAACCGATGGGCAATCACCGGTATGGCCATTTCCTGAATTTGTTCCGGACCGACAAATTCCATGCCATCAAACAGCGCCAGCGCCTGGGTCACTTTCATCAGTGCCAGCGAGGCGCGCGGGCTGGCCCCCAGTTGCACTCCGGACACGCTCCGGGTGGCCGCCACCAGATCCACGATGTATTTGCGCAATTCATCGCTGAGCCGCACCGTCTTCACTGCTTCACGCAAAGCCAGCACATCGGCCAGGGTCGCGCACGGTTTCAATGAGTCCATGGGATGCGTGCGGGTTTGATCGGACAAAATCTGCGCCTCTTCCACGGCGCTCACGTACCCCAGGGAAAACTTGGTGGCAAACCGATCCATTTGCGCCTCAGGCAACGGATAGGTGCCGCGAAATTCAACGGGATTCTGCGTGGCAATCACAAAGAACATCTCCGGCAATTTCTTCTGCAACCCTTCCACGCTCACCTGCGCCTCCGCCATGGCTTCCAGCAAAGCCGATTGGGTGCGGGGCGAGGCCCGGTTGATTTCATCCGCCAGCAGGATGTGGGTGAATACCGGGCCCTCATGGAAGCGAAATGACTGGTCTTTTTGATTGTAGATGGAAACCCCAAGAATGTCCGAAGGCAGCAGGTCGGGCGTAAACTGCACCCGTTTGAAGTCAGCATCCATGGAGCGTGCCAAGGCCTTGGCCAGGGTGGTTTTGCCAGTGCCAGGGTAATCCTCCAGCAAGACATGGCCGCCGCCAGCCATGGAAGCAAGCAACTTGCGAATGGCAGCGGTTTGTCCGCGCATCACGTGCCCGATATTGTCCGCGATTTTTTGGAGTGTTCCTCGCGCGTTTACCAAAACCTGAGTTGTCATGCAGTTACGATACGTTTGCCATGGGTAGCCCAGTATTCGGAATCTTTCCCCCATCGGCAACTTGAGGGAGTCTCCGATCGTTACCGCGCTTTTTGCGCCAGTAACTCCACGATGCTGGTCAGCACTTCCTCACGGTCCTTGCCTTCCAGGGACAACGCCAACTGGCCAGTCAATAAACCGTATTTCGCGCCAATGTCGTACCGTCGCCCCTGCACTTCATAAGCCAGATAGCGTTCACGCCCGGCCAATTGCGCGAGGGCAG is part of the Verrucomicrobiota bacterium genome and harbors:
- a CDS encoding DUF58 domain-containing protein, which gives rise to MYRLLYRANRALSSLMYWARRRFTLAGWAMMGCLVVTAIMGMNVERSVAYQAFTLLLSLMVLAMAAAFWFRVRFTAERVLPRFGSVGQPFPYRVVVRNESGQLQSGLWLLEELADPRPNFDEFVAQSKARDRETKSFRIVFKRAGKPPVQLAKIREQPLPNVPPSGVVEVAMELMPLRRGVIRFTGLTLGRPDPLGLFRALVTQPLPNMVLILPKRYLLPPIPLPGSMKYQQGGVALASSVGESEEFISLRDYRPGDPLRHIHWRSWAKTGEPIVKEFQDEFFVRHALILDTFLDRPNSLAFEEAVSVAASFACTVLTQESLLDLLFVGTEAYCFTAGRGLAHTEQILEILAAVQACRTQPFTALETLVLEHAPVVSGCIAVLLVWDEGRRRLLERLQNLGVPVLVMLVIEAGGTKPDSAALGSLVGHVQILEAGHVAEGLARMN
- a CDS encoding MoxR family ATPase, with amino-acid sequence MTTQVLVNARGTLQKIADNIGHVMRGQTAAIRKLLASMAGGGHVLLEDYPGTGKTTLAKALARSMDADFKRVQFTPDLLPSDILGVSIYNQKDQSFRFHEGPVFTHILLADEINRASPRTQSALLEAMAEAQVSVEGLQKKLPEMFFVIATQNPVEFRGTYPLPEAQMDRFATKFSLGYVSAVEEAQILSDQTRTHPMDSLKPCATLADVLALREAVKTVRLSDELRKYIVDLVAATRSVSGVQLGASPRASLALMKVTQALALFDGMEFVGPEQIQEMAIPVIAHRLVMDPQARFSGQTTRGVVEEVLKKIPVPK